The genomic DNA TACGATAAAAATAGCTCCACTTTAGCGGCGGATCGGATTTTCAAATTCGGAAAAGAAAATTCTTCCATCCTTCTTGATTTTCCATAGACCGATGAGAGGTTTCCTGGCACCGTATTCACTTACAATACGATGAGTATGAAAAAGATGAATTTGACCCTTCCCACCTTGCTTTCGGCTCTTCTCTTTTTAAGCTTGGTTTCCTCGTGTAAAAATTTAAGTAAATTCGCTTCCAAAAGCACATATAAGCCGCCTACGGTTGAGGATTTGGATGCTTGGAAACGACGCTTGGCGATGGACGAAGCGGAAATCATTGAGTTAGAAAAGAAAATCCGAGAACTCGCTTCCAAGACTCGATCGGCGGGCGCACTTAGCTGGAAAATCGCACAAGGCTATATGAAAATCGGAGATTATGATCTAGCCGCCAAATATTACAATCAGGCCCTCAAGGAAGAGTCAGACGGGAAAAAATCGGAAATCATAGGTGCGGATGTGCACTTCTTCGAGTCGGCGCTCCCATACTTTGACAGAGCTTTATTGCAAATGCCCGTTGACCAACAGCTTCTATTCGAAACGGGTCTTGCATATGCAAATGCTTCTAAAGATCGAGGTTGGGAACCGACGCGCAGACAATCTGCAATCGAAATTTTTCAGGCCTTAACTCGCCAAGATCCCCGCGATTCAAGATTTCCGTTTCAACTAGCTTTGATCTATTTCGATTCTTCCATGGTGGATTCCGCCTGGGAAGGAATCAGCGCGGGGTTTCATGACCAGGAAAAAGCATTCGCAATTTTGGATTCGATTCTGAAAAAAGAACCCAGGAACATACCTACAAGATTCGCAAAAGCCAATTTTTTATATAGACTCGGTCAATCCGAGGCGGCCAAAGACGAATACTTATATATTAAGTCCACATTAGAAAGCCTTAAAAAAGATGGATTCATCAAGGAAAGCTTGGAAGAGAACGATTCTTATCGAAATGTCCAAGAGGACTTGAAGAAATTAAACGCAAAGGAAAAATAATAATCTTCCGTATTAACGTATTCTATCGCGCGAATTACGAATGGATTTTCTAGCTTTAACTTCCCCTAAAATTTATTCGTTCGTAATCCGCTCTCGAATCCTTTCACTTTCTCTCTCGCAGAAAGGAGCGATCGAAACTCTTTTAAAAAGACTTCCGATAAGCTTACGAAAGGAAGCGGAAACGGATGCAAAATTATACCGATATTCTTTAGAAAAACTGAATTCTTTTATTATCAGCTATTATGATCCGATTTACCCTCGGTATCTTCGGGAAATTTACGACCCTCCTCCGAATTTGTTCTGTATCGGAGATCCATCCGTTTTGGAAAGAAATCTACTTGCAGTCGTAGGAACGCGATCCCCTTCCCCGGTAACTCGCTTAGCTTGCAAAAATTTAACATCCGTGATATCTTCGCGGGGTTATCAAGGGATCGTCTCAGGGTTAGCTCTGGGCGTCGATGCTTCCGCGATGGAACACGCTTTGGAAAATAATCTTTCCGTTCTCGGCGTGATGGGAACGGGGCCCGACCGGGAATATCCCGAGGAAAACAAAAATTTGTATCGGAAAATGAAAACGACCAAAGAAGCGCTTATCGTGACGGAATATCCGCCGGGATTTCAAATCAGAAAATATGCTTTTCCTCGGAGAAACAGA from Leptospira fainei serovar Hurstbridge str. BUT 6 includes the following:
- a CDS encoding tetratricopeptide repeat protein gives rise to the protein MKKMNLTLPTLLSALLFLSLVSSCKNLSKFASKSTYKPPTVEDLDAWKRRLAMDEAEIIELEKKIRELASKTRSAGALSWKIAQGYMKIGDYDLAAKYYNQALKEESDGKKSEIIGADVHFFESALPYFDRALLQMPVDQQLLFETGLAYANASKDRGWEPTRRQSAIEIFQALTRQDPRDSRFPFQLALIYFDSSMVDSAWEGISAGFHDQEKAFAILDSILKKEPRNIPTRFAKANFLYRLGQSEAAKDEYLYIKSTLESLKKDGFIKESLEENDSYRNVQEDLKKLNAKEK
- the dprA gene encoding DNA-processing protein DprA, yielding MDFLALTSPKIYSFVIRSRILSLSLSQKGAIETLLKRLPISLRKEAETDAKLYRYSLEKLNSFIISYYDPIYPRYLREIYDPPPNLFCIGDPSVLERNLLAVVGTRSPSPVTRLACKNLTSVISSRGYQGIVSGLALGVDASAMEHALENNLSVLGVMGTGPDREYPEENKNLYRKMKTTKEALIVTEYPPGFQIRKYAFPRRNRIITGISDSLLVMEAPEKSGAISSAHSAVAQNREVYIFNHPAQFSNQGGKKLLSDGANEILFPLFSGQKEKFFHANDILPINFQDLPETLSRLGKETLDDNWIDLGNGFLRSET